The Mucilaginibacter sp. PAMB04168 genome contains the following window.
AATTAATAAACCCATCACACCTTGTGGTTCCTGTTTGCAGGTACTGGCCGAGTACGAAAAGAAACAAGCTCAACCTATACGCACCTTGCTTTACTGCCAGGAAGGCTCTGTGTGGGTTACTAATGGTGTTGAAAGCTTTTTGCCTTTCCTGTTTTTTGAGGATCGGCTGGTGACTGTGCCTGTATAGTTAGTAGTTTAAAGTAGCGTATTTATTAAATGATTGTCAAAGTACTCTTAATTTTATCATATTAGTTTGAATTAAAACTATCAAGTATTTAACTTTGTTGCTGTTAAAATTTTAATAATGGCAACAGCGGCACAACCTGCAAACTCATTAGTTGAATATGGAGCCAGGCGCGTTATCATTACCGTTACCGCGGTATTTTGCGCGCTGCTCGAGATTATAGACACCACTATTGTGAACGTAGCGCTTAACGATATGCGCGGCAATTTGGGTGCTACTTTAAACGAAATAAGCTGGGTGATTACCGCCTACTCGCTGGCCAACGTAATCATCGTACCCATGACCAGTTGGCTATCACAGCAGTTTGGCCGGCGCAACTACTTTGCTGCATCGGTTATACTTTTTACAGTATGCTCATTTTTGTGTGGTAACGCCACTAATATTTGGGAGCTAGTATTGTTTAGATTTTTGCAGGGCATAGGCGGCGGTGCACTGCTGGTAACATCGCAAACCATCATAACCGAGAGCTGGCCAGTTGAAAAGCGGGCGATGGCACAAGCCATTTACACACTAGGGGTTATAGTTGGCCCCACACTTGGCCCGCCGCTGGGTGGTTACATAGTTGATAATTTTTCATGGCCATTTATATTCTACATAAACATCCCGGTTGGTATAATTGCCGCTATACTTACCCTGCAGTATGTGCGTAGCCCAAAGTATGATGAAAAGAGGCCGGCCAGTGAGGTAGACTGGTGGGGCATAGGCCTGCTTACAGTAGGTATTTCTTCATTACAATATGTTTTAGAAAAAGGCCAGGAGGAAGATTGGTATAGTAGCGAGGCAATAACTATTTTAACGGTAACAGCAGTATTTGGTATTTTACTGTTTATATGGCGTGAGTTGAGCTATAAGTACCCAATAGTAGAGCTGCGGGTTTTAAAAGATAACAACCTCCGGATAGGTGTTATACTCTCATTTGTTATGGGTTTCGGTTTGTTCGGGTCCACCTTTATTATTCCCTTGTATACGCAATCCTTGTTAGGGTGGACAGCCCAGCAATCAGGTATGCTGCAATTGCCAAGTACTTTGTTTGTGGCATTTATGATGCCGGTTGTAGCACAATTAATTCAGCGTGGAGTGCCTCAAAAATATCTGATTGCTATAGGTATGGCAATCTTTTTTATCTACAGCTATATGTCATACCTCATCATCACGCCATATACCAGCAGTGCCGATTTTTTTTGGCCACTTATTGTACGTGGTTTTGGGCTGGGCTTGTTATCGGTGCCGGTGAGTACTATGTCTTTATCCACGTTAAAGGGTAAAGAAATAGGGCAAGGGGCTGCGTTTTCGGGCATGATGCGCCAATTGGGCGGCTCATTTGGAGTGGCCGTTATCTCTACTTTTGTATCGCGGCAAACGCAGGTTCATCGTAGTAGTTTAATAAGTCACCTTGGCGTGAATAGCCTTGATGTGCAGCAGCGGTTATCGCAAATGGCCGGCGGTTTCAGAACTAGAGGTGCAGATAGCATTACAGCGCACCGAATGGCATTAACAGCTATGGACGGCTCGGTAAACAAGCAAGCAACCTTACTATCTTACATGGACGTTTTTTTATGGGTGGGCATAATGTTCCTGGTTTTTGTGCCTGTTGTACTGCTTTTTGTTAAAACGGCCAAAAGTAAAGTAAGCCTGGCCGACGCAGCCCACTAAGCAATTGGCTTATTATATTAGATTTGCTACATCATGGTAACAGCAGCTGAGACTAGCAGAAAAACAGAATTAACATTTGAACTTGGACGTGCTATGCACGAGCTGAGAAACTATATTCGCCAGCATATACAGCTCAAAATAAAGGAGAATAATATAAGCATCACTTTTGAGATGCTTGAGGTAATGTCGGTGCTTTGGAAAAAGGACGGTATTAACCAGCAGGAGTTAGCCGATGTAACCTTAAGAGATAAATCGAGCATGACCTATTTGATTGATAATTTGGTTAAGCGCCAAATGGTTAAACGGATGGAAGACGAAAATGATCGTCGTAACAAGTTGATTTATTTAACCGAGCAAGGCAACGCTTTAAAGGAACAGTTACACCCATGGGTGGCCGAAGTTTATGAAAAGGCTACGCTAGCCATTGATGTAGAAGCTTTACAACAAAGTGTTGTTCTGTTAAATCAAATGATCGGTAATTTAAAAACCGATTAGTTTGTAAGCTCAACGCATCCGTAATACATGAAGATGTTAAAAGCATACTTATATTAACTGTAAGCAACAGGCTGTTTAAGACAAAACCTTATAAAATAAAGAAGCCGCTCTCGCAGCGGCTTCTTCATGATTAACTAAAACTATTAGCGATAAAAACTAATTTCTTATTTGAATACTGAGTACACGTTGGTAATTTTCCAGCCATCACCGGTGTTGGCCATGGTTACATAATTAGTACGGGTAAAGTTTTCATATTTCATGTCTACTTTTACAACGCTCATGTCAGCATTGGTTTCTACTTCAGTAGTGGTGGTGGTACAGGCTTGTTGGATATCTTTGTTCTGATCGGCAAATTTAAGCATGTCGGCTTTGTCAAAACTTACTACTTGTTTGCCGCGCAGCGTGCTGAATTTTGCAGTTTGGTCAATTACGTCTTTTAAGCCAGCGTTTTTTCCTTGAGTCATGGCATTAACGTAAGTAGTAATGGCGTGGTTTTTTGTAAGTTTTGCAGCTACTGGTTCGTCAGCTTTTACTACGCTGGTAACTACTAATAAGGCTAAGCCTAATACAATTGTTTTTAAGGTGGTTTTCATATCTTTATGTTTTAATGTGTTTTATAAATTTGTTTTATATCCATAAGACACACCCAGTTACCGAAACGTTACAACTATTTTTATTATAATTGAAGATTTAACAACTCTTTAACATTTATCCCTTCAAAGTGAAGTTATAGTAAACACTAATGCGCTTTAAGTAATAATATGGTAATCTTTACTGCTATAATTTTAAAATTTGATGATCAGGGCGAAAAAACCGGATGGACTTATATCGATGTACCTGCAGATATTGCGCAACAAATTAAGCCCGACAACAAAAAATCTTTCAGAGTGCGCGGGCAGCTCGATAGTTTCCCTATTGCTGGTGTAGCACTCATGCCCATGGGAAACGGCAACTTTATACTCACCTTAAACGCCGGTATGCGTAAAGGTATTCGTAAAAGCAAAGGGGCAATGCTGCAAGTACGCCTCGAGGAGGATGTTGATTTTAAACTAATAGTACCGGAGGATTTGCAAGAGTGCCTGGCCGATGATCCGGATGCGCTGGCTTATTTTAACAGCCTGCTTGAATCACACCGGCGCTATTTTGTGAACTGGTTAAACAGCGCCAAAACCGAACCTACCCGCACCAAACGCATCATACAAATATGTAACGCCATGGCTAACCATATGGATTATATGCAAATGATAAGAGCAGGGCGAAAAGAAATTTATTGATTGTGTTTTAACCGGTAACGGCGGGTATAATCATACAAAGTGGTAATCTTACCGGCACTAAAAAGTGCATCATTTACAATGTCTACAGAGTCTGGCTGGCCTTTGGCAGTAATCCAGGTTTGGGTGTAACGTAGTGTTACCCGTTGCTGCTGCCCATCTTTACTAACTACAGACTCCCAGTCTTTTATTTTAAACCTAAGGTTTTTATGTAGTTGGGCATTTGCTTTAATCAGATACATAAATTCGCTGCTGGGGCCTTTATACATACCACCATCGTAAAAAACGGCTAAATTTTCGGCAATGAATCGTTTTAACGATGCGGTGTCACCGCTTTCATAAGCTTTAAGCGCTTTTAAGGCAATTAAAATATTTTGTTTATTTACGTTTATACGCCATTGGTCTGATTGTTTAATTTGATAGGCATAGTTAACGGTGTCGTTTAAATAAACGGCTTGATTTTTAGCAACAGGCGCCTGGCAGGAAAGCAATAGCAATACCGCCGCCCCTAATAAAAGGCATGGCTTAGTCATCAAATAATTGGTTAGTACAATTAAAACACCCTTTATGGGCATAGGTTTACAACAGACTGTAAATCAATGAAAAATTTGGCAAAATAAATAATATATTCATCCCCCAAAGCATATTAATGTTAGCCGATATATAGGTAATTTGCCTCGTTTTTAGTATATTTGGCTAATATTTTTAGCAATTGATTAACCCGGATAATGTTTAAAAAGATCAATCCGTCTTTTTAAGTTTTTAATATGTCAGATAATTTAGATTCTAACGAAAAGCTTCATAATATCATTCCGCTGGATGGCTTGTACGAGAACTGGTTTCTTGACTATGCTTCTTACGTTATATTAGATCGTGCTGTTCCGCATATATATGATGGTTTAAAGCCAGTACAACGCCGTATACTGCACTCGCTCAAAGAAATGGATGACGGGCGCTTCAATAAAGCAGCAAACGTAATTGGTAACACCATGAAGTATCACCCTCACGGTGATGCTTCTATTGGCGACGCTATGGTACAATTAGGCCAAAAAAATCTGCTTATTGATTGCCAGGGTAACTGGGGCCATCCCATTACCGGCGATTCGGCTGCTGCCCCGCGTTACATTGAGGCGCGGCTTTCCAAGTTTGCGCTCGATGTTGTTTTTAACCCCGATACTACCCAGTGGCAGGCCAGTTATGACGGCCGTAACCGCGAGCCTATTACACTGCCGGTGAAATTTCCGCTATTGCTGGCACAAGGGGCAGATGGTATTGCCGTAGGTTTGGCTACCAAAATTTTACCGCACAACTTTGTTGAGCTGATTGACGCGGCTATTGAGGTACTAAACGGCAACCGCCCTAACCTGTTACCCGATTTCCCGACTGGTGGTATGGCCGATGCCTCCAATTACAACGAAGGGCAACGCGGTGGCAAAGTGCGCATACGCGCCAAAATAATGGAGCGTGATAAAAAGACGCTGGTTATTACCGAAATTCCGTTCAGTACCAATACCGGCGGATTGATCGATAGTATCATCAGCGCTAATGAAAAAGGTAAGATCAAGATCAAAAAGATTGAAGACAATACTACCTGGGACCCGGAGATTATCATTCACCTTGCACCAGGCATATCGCCCGATGTTACTATCGATGCCTTGTACGCTTTTACTGATTGCGAAGTATCCATATCGCCCAATACCTGCGTAATTTTTGACGATAAGCCGCACTTTATGAGTGTGAATGATGTGCTTATTCAAAGTGCCAACCATACACGCGAGTTGCTTAAAATGGAGCTGGAGATACGCTTGCAGGAACTGAAAGAAAAAATATTCTTCAGTTCGCTGCTCAAGATCTTCATTCAGGAAGGCATGTACAAGCACCCCGACTATGAAACATCCGGAAACTTTGATGTAGTAGTAGAGGTTTTGAACCGTTTGTTTGAGCCGTTCTTTCCGCAGTTTTACCGCACCATTTTACCAGAAGATTATAAGCGGCTTATTGATAAGCCGATGAGCAGCATTACCCGCTTTGACGTAAAGAAAGCCGATGAGCAGATGAAGGCGCTCGAGAATGAGATCAAAGAGGTAAAGCATCATCTGAAGCATTTAACTGATTATGCCATTGCCTGGTTTACCAAGCTTAAAGAAAAATATGGTAAAGACCGTGGCCGTAGAACCGAACTACGGACTTTTGACCGGGTAGAAGCCGCACAGGTAGCGCTGGCAAATGTTAAGCTCTACGTAAACCGCGAAGATGGCTTTGTTGGTGCCGGACTGAAAAAGGACGAGTATGTATGCGATTGCTCAGATATAGATGAGATCATTGTATTCCGGTCAGACGGCAGGTGCATCATTACCAAGGTACAGGATAAAGTTTTTGTGGGTAAAGATATTATTCACGTTGCCGTATTTAAAAAGAACGATGAGCGTACCGTATATAACATGATTTATAAGGATGGCGAATCAGGTACTACGTTCATCAAGCGTTTCTCGGTAGTAGGTGTGACTCGCGATAAGGAGTATGATTTAACCAAGGGTACAAAAGGAACAAAAGTGTTATACTTCTCAGCCAATCCTAATGGGGAGGCTGAGGTGGTGAACATACAGCTTAAGCCGCACTCTAAGCTTAAAAAGCTACAGTTCGACGAAGACTTTGCTGCTATAGCAATTAAAGGCCGTAGTTCTATAGGCAACCAGGTTACCAAATATCCGGTTAAAAAGATTCTGTTAAAGAGCAAAGGTGTGTCTACACTGGCCGGGCGCAAAATTTGGTATGATGATATACTGAAACGCCTGAATGTTGATGGCCGGGGCCGTTACCTGGGTGAGTTTGACGGTGAAGATAAAATACTCACTATACTGAGCAACGGCGTGTACGAATTAACCAGCTTTGATCTGAATAACCACTTTGATGACAAAATGCAGATTATCGAAAAGTACGATCCTGAAAAGGTATACTCGGTAGTGCACTATGACGGTAAATCCAAAAATTACCTGGTTAAGCGTTTTATATTCGAAAATACGGTTATTGGTAAGCAAGGCAGCTTCATTAGTGAAGAAAATGGCTCAAAGCTCATCCTTATATCAGGCGCGGCGCAGCCGGTGGTTAAGGTAGAGCAGTTAAAAGGTAAAGCACAGGTGCTTGAGCTGGTAGAATTAAATCTTACTGATTTGATTGATGTAAAAGGCATGAAAGCTATGGGTAACCGTCTTTCGGCGCACGTGGTGCAAACCGTACAGCTGATAGCCGAGCATGACGACGCCGAAGATGTGCCCGACCCTTCACCCGCATCAGTAGCCGACACCCAGGTGCTGGCAGATGTTACGCAGGAAAAGGAGGAGCCGGATACTAATCCTGAAACTGCTGCCAAGATCATAGGCTTAGAAATTACTAATCCAGATGATATAGATTTAAGTAAAGGACAATTAGGATTGTTCTAAAACAAAAAAGAGGGACCGTAAAGTCCCTCTTTTTGTTTATGCGATTGGAGCCGATTACAGGATCAGGATCAACACTAAAATGATGATAATTATAGCACCAACTGAAAGATAGATACCACCACCGGTTGCAGCAGCGTTAGCTTCTTTTTTCAGGTCTTTTAACTCAGCTCTTAAAGCTTTGCGCTCTACTTTGCTTAATTGAGATTTGTCCATTGAGCGGATTTCGTCTACACGCGCTTTAATTTCCTCTACGCGGGCATTTCTTTCTTCAACGGTTTTGGTGGCATAATACTCTTTGTAGTTAACGCCATTGTCGTTAGTTGCAGCTTGAGATGTAAAAGCAACAAAGCTTAACATCAAAACGGTCATTAGTAAATAAATTTTCTTTTTCATGTGATTGTAGATTAATTGTACTGATTGCAAAACTGCTTTACGGAGTATAAAGTTTTAAAAAAGTTCAACTAATATTATTTTCATGTTAAATACTAATATAATATGGGGCTTCAAACACATGCCCTTTGTCCAGCTTTTGGATGGCTGGCTTGTGGCTAATATCAACCGGTTCTCCTACCGCATCAGCGTAACCCAACCATGGTTCTATACATACAAAATCTGCCCCGGGCTTAGCCCATATGCCTAAATGCTTATAGTATGGAAACTCCACAGACAGGGTCTCGTTATGAAGTGTCGATTTGATAGTAATCAGTTTTGATTTAATATCTTTAAAAACCAAGGCATCGTCTTTGAACAGGTCGCGCGTTAAGTGCAGCTTATTGCCGTCCAATTCAATTGGCCTTGTTTCACCTGTAAAGAAGCCGTCGGCCGATAATAGGTGACTTTCCAGTTTTTCCGTAGATTCAAACTCCAGGTGATAATCTTCGTACCGGCCCTTGCCCTTAAAAGGAACATTAAATGCCGGGTGCCCACCCACCGAGAAGTAGATCGTTTTCGTATCCTGATTAATTACTTTGTAAGTAACACGAAGCGCATTCTCGATAAGCGTATATAATACCTGAAAAGAAAAGTGATAGGGATATACATCCAGGGTATCATGGTTGGAAGTCAAGTCGAGCACTGCATGTTCATGGTCAGCCTCGGCCACCGTAAATTCTGATTGACGGGCAAAGCCATGCCGGGGTAAAGTATAACTATTACCGTCTACATGTAATTGGTTGTTCACCAATCCACCCACCACCGGGAAAAGGTTAGGGGCATGCCATGGCCAAATATCTGCGTTGGCTTGCCACATATGTTCGGTTTGGGTAGCTTTGTTATACAGTGAGGCCAACTGTGCACCTTTAGTGGTAATAGATACCTTAAGATACTCATTCTCGATAGTAATCATAGACTTGGTATTATGTAGATAATGCTAAATTAGTAATTTAATCATCATCGTCGTCACCTTTCTTTTTGGCTTCGAGTATTACAAAGGCGCTTCGTTTGGGTGCCGGCATAACAGCTTTTTCGCCTTTTACGTATTTCCAAACCACCTCGTTAAGCTCCAGGTCGGGTATGGCGTCCTCTTTGGCAAAGTTGAAGAATTCCGACCGCTTGCTGCTTTCGTTAATAGCTACATTGCGTTTTTCCAAATCAACAGAGGCCTGCTTTTTTAAGTAAGAGCTGAAGTCGGGCTTGGCAGTAAAGCACTCATATAAAGGAATTGCAGCAGCATCATACTGGCTCATAGGGGGTAAGCCCAATATCAACTCAATAGTACGCAATACGCCCGAGGTAGAATACATCTGGCTAACCACAGCATTTCGCTTTACATAAGGGCCTGCTATAAATGCTGGCGAGCGGTGTGCATCTACATGGTCGGGGCCGTTTTGAGCATCATCTTCCAATATAAAAACCACCGACTCTTTCCATACCGGGCTTTTAGACAGGTGCTCCAGTATCATGCCAATAGCCTGATCATTATCAGCAACAGCAGCGGTAGGGGAGTACTTGCCCTTCTTTTGCCCGCTGGTATGGTCGTTTGATATGCGTATGGTATTAAAGCGTGGTACAGCATTGATGTTTAAAAGGGAGTCAAAATCCTGGGCCCAAAGTCGGGCACGCAAAACATCCTTAATATCCATGTTAAAGCCCGGCGAGTGCGGAGCAACATGGCCTCTAAGCGATTTAATGTTAGCTTTACCATATTCGCCAAACTCACCGTAAGTGCGATAGCTAATTCCGGCACGCTTGCAGTAATCCCAAATAAAGCCATCGCGTGGGTAAGCTGCCTGGCGCGAGCCCTCAAAATCATAAGTGCCGCCCCGGTTGCCATAGCTGGTAGGCCAGTTTTTTTCCACAAAATCGGTAGCATAAGCGGCGGTGCTCCAGTTGTGTCCATCGGCACTTACCTCGGCATTCACATAAAAATTATCGAGCAGCACAAAGTTGCTGGCTATGGCATGGTGGTTAGGCGTTACCTTTTGTCCAAATATGCACAAGGAGGTATCCCCATTGCCATTGGGCATATCGCCCAAAACCTGATCATATGTACGGTTCTCCTTAATAATGTAGAACACATACTTCATAGGCGATTTATCACCAGGCTTGCGCGGAACAGGGTTGCCCGCTTCGCCAGCTGCCATTACCTCTTTTTGCTTATCAAAAGGCGTATTTGCATATACCTGGTGCGTATAAGCTTTCAATTGTTCAGGACCGGGCCGGTCAATCATCGACAAGGTGCCTTTAAATAGACCGCCAATGTACTGCTCCCGGCTATTGATAGAGCCTATATGGTGCCCGCTGTTATCTGTTTTGCTTAAAGGCTGTGGGCCGTTAGGATTAGCCATTGAGGCAAAACCTTTACCATTGGCTACTAAAAGTTTATTACCCAATACTTTTACGTTGGTTGGATACCAGCCCACCGGAATAAACCCACGGCTTTGGCTGGTACCTGGCTTAGTAACATCAAAAACAGCCAAACAGTTGTTATCGGCGTTGGCTATGTAAAGGGTTTTGCCGTCGGCAGATAAAGCAAGTCCGTTGGTAGTGGCACCGGTTAGCTTGGTAGGGTACAAAGCTGCCGAGATAGTTTCAATAACCTTTTGTGTTTGGGTATTGATAACCGATACACTGTTATCATTTGCATTAGCTACGTACAGTAAAGTGTTCTTCTTGTTTAGCAGCAGCTCATTGGGGTGGCTGCCGGCTTTAATGCTTTTGATGATGCGCTGGCTCTGGGTGTCATAAATGGCCACCTTCTCGCCGCCCCATAAAGATATATACAGCGTTTTTTCATCTGCAGAAAGCAGGCAGGTATAGCTCTCGGCTGCTAATTTAAGCTGATTAATAATTTGCCCGGTTTGCGGGTTAAGTACGTACAGGCTGCTATCTTCTTTGGTTACTACATAAAGCTTGTTATTGGCTTTGTTAAGGGCCATACCGGTTGGACCAACCTTATTAGGCCAGGGTTTGCCAAGGCGTAGCGTGTCGGGCTTATTTAACTTGTCGTTCTTCAAATCAAAGCGGTAGATCCAGTTATCATTACCGCCAGAAGCGTAGAGGTATTTTTCATCATCACTAAAAGCCAGGCCATACCATGATTTAGCCACTTTACGCTGGGCCAGTTGCTTCTCGCTTTTTGGATCTATAAGTTGTATGGATTGCGTGCTTTGGCCATTATTGGTAACTGCCAGCAAGCGGCCAGATGATGATAGTTGGATGTTTAGTGGCAAATCGCCCAGGGGGAGCGACCGACCGGCAGGGCTCAGTTTCCAGCCGTTGGGCAGTAACA
Protein-coding sequences here:
- a CDS encoding DHA2 family efflux MFS transporter permease subunit, which codes for MATAAQPANSLVEYGARRVIITVTAVFCALLEIIDTTIVNVALNDMRGNLGATLNEISWVITAYSLANVIIVPMTSWLSQQFGRRNYFAASVILFTVCSFLCGNATNIWELVLFRFLQGIGGGALLVTSQTIITESWPVEKRAMAQAIYTLGVIVGPTLGPPLGGYIVDNFSWPFIFYINIPVGIIAAILTLQYVRSPKYDEKRPASEVDWWGIGLLTVGISSLQYVLEKGQEEDWYSSEAITILTVTAVFGILLFIWRELSYKYPIVELRVLKDNNLRIGVILSFVMGFGLFGSTFIIPLYTQSLLGWTAQQSGMLQLPSTLFVAFMMPVVAQLIQRGVPQKYLIAIGMAIFFIYSYMSYLIITPYTSSADFFWPLIVRGFGLGLLSVPVSTMSLSTLKGKEIGQGAAFSGMMRQLGGSFGVAVISTFVSRQTQVHRSSLISHLGVNSLDVQQRLSQMAGGFRTRGADSITAHRMALTAMDGSVNKQATLLSYMDVFLWVGIMFLVFVPVVLLFVKTAKSKVSLADAAH
- a CDS encoding MarR family transcriptional regulator — its product is MHELRNYIRQHIQLKIKENNISITFEMLEVMSVLWKKDGINQQELADVTLRDKSSMTYLIDNLVKRQMVKRMEDENDRRNKLIYLTEQGNALKEQLHPWVAEVYEKATLAIDVEALQQSVVLLNQMIGNLKTD
- a CDS encoding nuclear transport factor 2 family protein, with the translated sequence MKTTLKTIVLGLALLVVTSVVKADEPVAAKLTKNHAITTYVNAMTQGKNAGLKDVIDQTAKFSTLRGKQVVSFDKADMLKFADQNKDIQQACTTTTTEVETNADMSVVKVDMKYENFTRTNYVTMANTGDGWKITNVYSVFK
- a CDS encoding YdeI/OmpD-associated family protein, encoding MVIFTAIILKFDDQGEKTGWTYIDVPADIAQQIKPDNKKSFRVRGQLDSFPIAGVALMPMGNGNFILTLNAGMRKGIRKSKGAMLQVRLEEDVDFKLIVPEDLQECLADDPDALAYFNSLLESHRRYFVNWLNSAKTEPTRTKRIIQICNAMANHMDYMQMIRAGRKEIY
- a CDS encoding DNA gyrase/topoisomerase IV subunit A, producing MSDNLDSNEKLHNIIPLDGLYENWFLDYASYVILDRAVPHIYDGLKPVQRRILHSLKEMDDGRFNKAANVIGNTMKYHPHGDASIGDAMVQLGQKNLLIDCQGNWGHPITGDSAAAPRYIEARLSKFALDVVFNPDTTQWQASYDGRNREPITLPVKFPLLLAQGADGIAVGLATKILPHNFVELIDAAIEVLNGNRPNLLPDFPTGGMADASNYNEGQRGGKVRIRAKIMERDKKTLVITEIPFSTNTGGLIDSIISANEKGKIKIKKIEDNTTWDPEIIIHLAPGISPDVTIDALYAFTDCEVSISPNTCVIFDDKPHFMSVNDVLIQSANHTRELLKMELEIRLQELKEKIFFSSLLKIFIQEGMYKHPDYETSGNFDVVVEVLNRLFEPFFPQFYRTILPEDYKRLIDKPMSSITRFDVKKADEQMKALENEIKEVKHHLKHLTDYAIAWFTKLKEKYGKDRGRRTELRTFDRVEAAQVALANVKLYVNREDGFVGAGLKKDEYVCDCSDIDEIIVFRSDGRCIITKVQDKVFVGKDIIHVAVFKKNDERTVYNMIYKDGESGTTFIKRFSVVGVTRDKEYDLTKGTKGTKVLYFSANPNGEAEVVNIQLKPHSKLKKLQFDEDFAAIAIKGRSSIGNQVTKYPVKKILLKSKGVSTLAGRKIWYDDILKRLNVDGRGRYLGEFDGEDKILTILSNGVYELTSFDLNNHFDDKMQIIEKYDPEKVYSVVHYDGKSKNYLVKRFIFENTVIGKQGSFISEENGSKLILISGAAQPVVKVEQLKGKAQVLELVELNLTDLIDVKGMKAMGNRLSAHVVQTVQLIAEHDDAEDVPDPSPASVADTQVLADVTQEKEEPDTNPETAAKIIGLEITNPDDIDLSKGQLGLF
- a CDS encoding aldose 1-epimerase family protein is translated as MITIENEYLKVSITTKGAQLASLYNKATQTEHMWQANADIWPWHAPNLFPVVGGLVNNQLHVDGNSYTLPRHGFARQSEFTVAEADHEHAVLDLTSNHDTLDVYPYHFSFQVLYTLIENALRVTYKVINQDTKTIYFSVGGHPAFNVPFKGKGRYEDYHLEFESTEKLESHLLSADGFFTGETRPIELDGNKLHLTRDLFKDDALVFKDIKSKLITIKSTLHNETLSVEFPYYKHLGIWAKPGADFVCIEPWLGYADAVGEPVDISHKPAIQKLDKGHVFEAPYYISI
- a CDS encoding bifunctional YncE family protein/alkaline phosphatase family protein, translating into MKKLLLLSAGLLLSFWACAQMPGKTATGQVLLPNGWKLSPAGRSLPLGDLPLNIQLSSSGRLLAVTNNGQSTQSIQLIDPKSEKQLAQRKVAKSWYGLAFSDDEKYLYASGGNDNWIYRFDLKNDKLNKPDTLRLGKPWPNKVGPTGMALNKANNKLYVVTKEDSSLYVLNPQTGQIINQLKLAAESYTCLLSADEKTLYISLWGGEKVAIYDTQSQRIIKSIKAGSHPNELLLNKKNTLLYVANANDNSVSVINTQTQKVIETISAALYPTKLTGATTNGLALSADGKTLYIANADNNCLAVFDVTKPGTSQSRGFIPVGWYPTNVKVLGNKLLVANGKGFASMANPNGPQPLSKTDNSGHHIGSINSREQYIGGLFKGTLSMIDRPGPEQLKAYTHQVYANTPFDKQKEVMAAGEAGNPVPRKPGDKSPMKYVFYIIKENRTYDQVLGDMPNGNGDTSLCIFGQKVTPNHHAIASNFVLLDNFYVNAEVSADGHNWSTAAYATDFVEKNWPTSYGNRGGTYDFEGSRQAAYPRDGFIWDYCKRAGISYRTYGEFGEYGKANIKSLRGHVAPHSPGFNMDIKDVLRARLWAQDFDSLLNINAVPRFNTIRISNDHTSGQKKGKYSPTAAVADNDQAIGMILEHLSKSPVWKESVVFILEDDAQNGPDHVDAHRSPAFIAGPYVKRNAVVSQMYSTSGVLRTIELILGLPPMSQYDAAAIPLYECFTAKPDFSSYLKKQASVDLEKRNVAINESSKRSEFFNFAKEDAIPDLELNEVVWKYVKGEKAVMPAPKRSAFVILEAKKKGDDDDD